ttttgtggaCTTTGAATCaatgactgaggagaaatctggatCAGTGGGTGGACCAGTTGAGAAATAATGCCCTGAAGCATCTCTGCGTCACCTCACAAACACCTGACGCTGCAATTCTAAATTAAGCACAAGcaccctaaaaacaaacatcatgtTTACGTGTTGGACTTGCTGACAAAGACACAGAGTGCCATCATCTGTCCCGGCATATTCATAAACACATACCTTTCACATTAGCAACAAAGCCGGAGTGAAGATACTGGTGTCATATGAAACTAGAGGAACCTCGGCTGGTCGGGAAGCTGAATAACGCTCCAAAATTATAGATGTCGGAGAGGAAAAAACTGGCATGTAAAGTGCATTTCTTGCTCTTAACAGTATGTATGTAACACTTTTTTCcgcagtgtattttagacttattgtaggagctgcgCTGGAAAtaccaagattaaacaaaaatacacaatcttgccaaaaaaTATGCCGTATGCATGATCACAGCCCAAATGAGAGCTGTGATcacaaaatgaagaatgaaaagcgcataAAATGTACGAAACAGTCCTTTAGGGTTAATGTGGTGTTTTGGAGGAcgttttgaccatttttatcAAATCTCTAccgttaaaaataaactttgatcTAGCACTAAATCTTTGAAACAAATATTGCTGCAACAGCTAATGAgactaataataaataataatgggATTGGCCATCTACAGTTCCATCATAATATCCAAATAAACTTCAGTTTGCGTCAGTCGGTTTTTAAGATTCTTACTAAAAAGCTTGACATGTAGGTCGACCgttatttttttggctgtgCCCTCACCTCTCTCGTCTGCGGTCATCTGGGCCTCCAGGTCCTCGGGGGAGACGTAGAACTCGGGCTCCTGGTCCATGGGCGGCCGAGGTTTACATTTACCGCAGCAacagttacagcagcagcacaggcaACAGCAGCAATAACAGCCTGTGGACAGGCAGCAGAAGACGAACAAGGCCTGCGGGACAAAGAGGAgacacagatttatttattttattgacctTTATTTCACTcatttgattatatgtatgtgATGTAGGGGTTTTCtaacttattttaaacttgattttaaatcatttaaataatctttttatcactgcacctcttgtctgcacgtCTGCTATTTCtaatggtgattttattttagaacttttaaatcatttagtaataAATTTGACCTATAATATCTTGTCTCTTTTCAACACATTTATGACTGTCATTCGCTCTGTATCATATATCATATGACGCCTTTTATCTTGTTTccagaatgaaatgtttttgcagaaatgtaaagaaatgttaatatgtcatatttctCAAAGTAGTTTGGTGTAATATCTCTCAGCAGGAGCAGGATGAGAAATAATCTGAAAGGAAATCTAGTTATAGTAGAGATCATCTGTGTTCTCAGGCGTGAAAAGTGATTTTAAGTAAAACACACCCGTATGTGGAGGGTCAACATCCCTCAGCAGAGGTAAACCCGTTTCCCTTCGTCCTACCTTCGCCCACCAGCTCGACAGAACAAAGTAGGTGTTGACGTTCTCCTCTCCGAACTGCTCTGCGACGTAGAGCCCCAGCGAGCCGTATTTGTCGTAGATGTTCTTCTTGGTGGTGTCGCACAGGATCGAGTGGGCGTTGTTGATTTCCTTAAACTTTTCGGCTGCGTCCGGGTTGTCTGGGTTCTTGTCCGGGTGAAACTTCAATgccagtttccttttttaaaaaaaagtcacaataaagGTTATTGAAAAAGCACTGAAACAacaagtgtttttgaaagaaatcaaccaatgtgctcaggtttcaaagcgaTTCATTTGAGATAAAATAAGTTCATCCTTTATTAATCCCACAGACGGGAAATCTGCATCGTTACAGCAGTCAGGAGTGAACAGGACAAGCAGCAAAGaacaacataaataattaataaagtAGTAAGAAAcaaggtgctgtataaataaacaaacaagcaggtTTCCAAActcaacattttgacaaaaatatatacaaaatatatatacatatatttcacAACTTTAAACCTATTCAAAactcacatttaaaatgtgttaaacgCTGTATTCAAGAGCTCATCGAATCAATATGAGAGCAAggaaaatgttagaaaaatcataaatacagcAACATGCGACTGATGAAATgaacttgtatttattttaggatCAGTCTGAACCTTTAAGAGTCGTCACAGGCCTCTGACGCCCTCTAGTGGTTCACAACATAAAGCATCAACATTAAAAACGCCGTGTGAAGCCGTTACAGTTCAGTATCGTGTCAGCATGAACGTTTACCTGTAACATTTCTTGATATCCTCCGTCGTGGCGCTCTTGTCGACTCCCAGCACAGCGTACAGCGACTCTCCTGATGTGGAGagagctctctgtctctgctgctccatggcctctcgctctgtctctctctctctagtttcactctctccctcgctcGCTCGCTCGGCCTCTCACCTGTCAGGTACgagcaaaaacaacagaagaagacACAGAAGCTGATGAGCTAAAAGGTTCAAATCaaaagaagttgttttttttccacccctCTTAATCATCCAAATCTTAATTATCACatccagctgtgtgtgtatcctTCATTAGACtgtaaaccaaataaaacaagtcaggggattttttttcctctgtgactTCCAGAAACGTTGCTTTTCTGTCTGAGCCAATTCCCAAACGCCCCAAACTCGTCACCTTTTGGTACAGGATGCTCGCTCGGTCCATTAAGTCTCTCTGTTGCTGATAGAATTACACTAAAGAGTGTCTTTCATGGCTTTTACGGAGACTTAGATGGTAACAAAAACCAGGCCCGAGTGATTTtcacagggacagggacagaggagACACAGGAAACAGCTTCGGTCAGAAACAGCATGTCATGTTTCATGAGCTCTTGTGTGAACGTAGAAACTCTGATACGAGAAAACGTCGTCACcagagcacatttaaaataatttattgaacTGAATTTTAGTGCACTGATTGAAACTACATACAACAGTCACTCCACCTTTAAAACTGTAAAGCTGCTTGTTTATGGGCAGCTTCATTGTTAATACAGTGATAcaggatttaaccctttaaacctgagcaaatgggattgacgtctttaaaaaacagagagaaaattacgggaaaattacctaaattgTGGcgaaagaaaaaaggtgaaacaaaacaaaaatgaaaaaaatgaaaaccatgATAAAATGGTTAATTTgggatatttttctttattttttaaaataattatgaacTTCTTAATTAACTAACTTAataaattctctctctctctttttaaaactaattaatttttttaactcacctttttctagtttttttgcTATTTGTGGGAAGTCTTAGCACGTTGCTCAGTggctttttcttcatttttttcccaatttgctccgatttcaaaggtttaaatgtatgtaaaacacATCTTAATACATCACAAGAAAagatgtcgttccaggtttcaaagtgttaaaggcagagtc
The DNA window shown above is from Plectropomus leopardus isolate mb chromosome 8, YSFRI_Pleo_2.0, whole genome shotgun sequence and carries:
- the dnajc5ab gene encoding dnaJ homolog subfamily C member 5, translated to MEQQRQRALSTSGESLYAVLGVDKSATTEDIKKCYRKLALKFHPDKNPDNPDAAEKFKEINNAHSILCDTTKKNIYDKYGSLGLYVAEQFGEENVNTYFVLSSWWAKALFVFCCLSTGCYCCCCLCCCCNCCCGKCKPRPPMDQEPEFYVSPEDLEAQMTADERDGGDPIVMQPSSATETTQLTSDAHQSYRTDSY